Proteins from one Gimesia maris genomic window:
- a CDS encoding DUF480 domain-containing protein — translation MNDTTQEEKELLHITELSRQQRRVIGVLLEKAFTTPDQYPLTLKAVTTGCNQKSNRDPVSNYSESQVFETLDTLREMGLVAVIHSDSGRTERYRHYMRRRFNFTEPQLAILTELWLRGRQTMGELRGRASRMVPIETLDDLRNEFKGLLDQKYVQSNGSIERRGIEVDHNWYQEREGKTLGFEHSPEEEPAAIEREPSSSAAAPKAATPDLSEFSAVIEQLQHENQSLRREIETITQSLEELKHQLIELKQELGS, via the coding sequence ATGAATGATACGACTCAGGAAGAAAAAGAGCTTCTCCATATAACAGAACTGTCCCGACAGCAACGACGTGTCATTGGCGTATTGCTGGAGAAAGCGTTTACCACACCAGATCAGTACCCGCTTACCTTGAAAGCAGTCACTACAGGTTGTAACCAGAAGAGTAACCGGGACCCCGTTTCAAACTACAGCGAATCTCAGGTTTTTGAAACGCTGGATACCTTGCGGGAAATGGGGCTCGTGGCAGTGATTCATTCAGACAGTGGTCGCACAGAACGATATCGCCACTACATGCGACGCCGGTTCAATTTCACGGAACCTCAACTGGCGATACTGACAGAGCTCTGGCTTCGTGGTCGACAGACCATGGGAGAATTACGTGGCCGCGCCAGCCGTATGGTACCCATTGAAACACTGGACGATTTACGCAACGAATTTAAAGGACTTCTGGATCAGAAGTATGTACAATCCAATGGCAGTATTGAACGTCGCGGCATCGAAGTCGATCACAACTGGTACCAGGAGCGAGAAGGCAAGACACTGGGATTTGAACACTCCCCGGAAGAGGAACCCGCAGCAATAGAAAGGGAGCCCTCCTCCTCCGCTGCTGCTCCGAAAGCTGCCACACCTGATCTATCTGAATTTTCTGCAGTCATTGAACAGCTGCAGCATGAAAACCAGTCTCTCAGGCGGGAGATTGAAACAATCACCCAATCGCTGGAAGAGCTGAAACATCAGTTGATCGAACTGAAACAGGAGCTGGGTAGTTAA
- a CDS encoding arylsulfatase: protein MHRFARLFFVLIFCLSFMSVNRESDAAAFQREPNVIFIIADDLGYNELGCYGQKWIKTPNIDRIAKEGIRFTQFYSGNAVCAPSRCNLLTGKHPGHAYVRNNGKPEYVQNMKEEQGWSFPGQHPIPDAEVTIAEMLKQKNYATAAMGKWGLGHFGTTGDPNQQGFDLFYGFNCQVHAHNHYPVFLWRNHTKETLPGNDRTLYGETHSQDKFVENGLAFIREHQQDPFFLYLPFAIPHLAIQSPEKYVAEYKGIIPEEEYKHKGYIKHPHPRAGYAAMITQMDDGVGQIMALLKELKLDDNTIVFFTSDNGPTYNRLGGSDSEFFESAGPWRGFKGSLYEGGIRVPLVARWPGHFPAGQVTDHLSAFWDVMPTIADLTGTKAPADIDGISFVPTLEGHPDQQKQHEYLYWEFPAYTGQQAVHLGDWKGIRQNLLKKKPQMKIELYNLKTDPGEQHDVAEQHPEVVARIKTIMKTGRTPSQMFPFPALDQQ from the coding sequence ATGCACCGCTTTGCCAGACTTTTCTTTGTGCTTATTTTCTGCCTCAGTTTCATGAGCGTTAACAGGGAAAGTGACGCAGCTGCATTCCAGCGGGAACCGAATGTTATTTTTATCATTGCCGATGACCTGGGCTATAACGAACTGGGATGTTACGGACAGAAGTGGATCAAAACACCGAACATTGATCGCATTGCCAAAGAGGGAATTCGCTTCACGCAGTTTTATTCAGGCAACGCGGTCTGTGCACCCTCCCGATGTAATCTGCTGACAGGTAAGCACCCCGGTCATGCCTATGTACGCAATAACGGCAAACCCGAATATGTTCAGAATATGAAAGAAGAGCAGGGCTGGAGTTTTCCCGGTCAGCATCCGATTCCCGATGCGGAGGTCACGATTGCTGAAATGCTCAAGCAGAAAAACTATGCCACCGCGGCAATGGGCAAATGGGGACTGGGGCATTTCGGAACCACCGGCGATCCCAATCAACAGGGCTTCGATCTGTTTTATGGTTTTAACTGCCAGGTGCATGCACACAATCACTACCCCGTTTTTTTATGGCGGAATCACACAAAAGAGACTCTGCCTGGAAATGATCGAACGTTATACGGCGAGACTCATTCGCAGGATAAATTTGTAGAGAACGGACTGGCTTTCATCCGTGAACATCAGCAGGATCCCTTCTTTCTCTATCTGCCGTTCGCGATACCTCATCTGGCGATTCAGTCACCGGAAAAGTATGTCGCAGAATACAAAGGCATAATTCCTGAAGAAGAATACAAGCATAAAGGCTACATCAAACACCCGCATCCCCGCGCTGGTTACGCCGCCATGATTACCCAGATGGATGACGGGGTGGGACAGATCATGGCTCTACTCAAAGAGCTTAAGCTGGATGACAATACGATTGTTTTCTTTACGTCTGACAACGGGCCGACTTATAATCGACTGGGAGGATCAGACTCTGAATTCTTCGAATCAGCTGGACCCTGGCGCGGTTTCAAAGGGAGTCTCTATGAAGGCGGAATTCGCGTGCCTCTGGTAGCGCGCTGGCCGGGACATTTTCCAGCGGGCCAGGTCACCGATCATCTGTCAGCATTCTGGGATGTCATGCCAACCATCGCCGATCTGACGGGAACCAAGGCGCCTGCCGACATTGATGGCATCAGTTTTGTGCCGACATTGGAAGGCCACCCCGATCAGCAAAAACAGCATGAGTACCTCTATTGGGAATTTCCCGCCTACACCGGGCAGCAGGCGGTGCATCTGGGCGACTGGAAAGGCATTCGTCAGAATCTGCTCAAGAAAAAACCACAAATGAAAATTGAACTTTACAACCTCAAAACAGATCCCGGCGAGCAGCACGACGTTGCAGAGCAACATCCGGAAGTGGTGGCCCGAATCAAAACGATTATGAAAACGGGACGCACGCCTTCCCAGATGTTTCCCTTTCCGGCGTTGGATCAGCAGTAA
- a CDS encoding metallophosphoesterase family protein, with product MKLQSQSPIKSLGRRAFLKNGALVLSGLTFPALGRQVSGAFDTNQRGAVRIGLVTDLHYADKPPAGSRHYRETLAKLKEAATQFHNDRPDFVVFQGDLIDSGKSLAQEKTHLQTVVKAISAIPFPKYYVLGNHCVDQLTKNEFLQGVGQKESFYSFDRNGYHFVVLDSCFKSDGTPYGRKNFKWTDANIPSEELSWLQVDLKQTMLPTIVFAHQPLDLKDTDAHAVKNSSKVRNVLEQSGKVTAVFQGHSHHNKYSEIKGIHYCTLVAMVEGSGLDNNGYSSLDVYEDGSLVLNGFRKQKDYHWS from the coding sequence ATGAAACTGCAGTCTCAGTCCCCGATCAAATCTCTGGGGAGACGAGCGTTCCTGAAAAATGGCGCTTTGGTACTGTCTGGCCTGACTTTTCCAGCTCTGGGTCGCCAGGTGTCTGGTGCCTTCGATACGAACCAACGGGGCGCGGTACGCATTGGACTGGTCACTGATCTGCATTATGCAGACAAACCTCCTGCTGGTTCACGTCATTATCGTGAAACACTGGCTAAGTTGAAGGAAGCCGCCACACAGTTTCATAACGATCGACCTGATTTTGTGGTCTTTCAGGGGGATCTGATCGATTCCGGCAAATCTCTGGCGCAGGAAAAAACACACTTGCAAACAGTGGTCAAAGCGATTTCTGCGATACCGTTCCCCAAATATTATGTATTAGGAAATCATTGCGTCGATCAGTTGACGAAAAATGAGTTTCTGCAGGGAGTCGGGCAGAAAGAGTCGTTCTACTCATTCGATCGGAACGGCTATCATTTTGTCGTGCTGGACTCCTGTTTCAAAAGCGATGGCACCCCTTATGGTCGCAAGAATTTTAAATGGACCGATGCGAATATCCCGTCGGAAGAATTGTCCTGGCTGCAGGTTGATCTGAAACAAACGATGCTTCCCACGATTGTTTTTGCACATCAACCGCTCGATCTGAAAGATACAGATGCCCACGCAGTCAAAAATTCTTCGAAAGTGCGTAACGTTCTGGAACAGTCGGGCAAAGTCACTGCCGTCTTTCAGGGGCACAGTCATCACAACAAATATTCCGAAATTAAAGGCATCCATTACTGCACCCTGGTTGCGATGGTGGAAGGCTCCGGGCTGGATAACAATGGGTACAGTTCACTGGATGTTTATGAAGACGGTTCCCTGGTCTTGAACGGGTTTCGTAAACAAAAGGATTACCACTGGTCCTGA
- a CDS encoding M28 family peptidase, giving the protein MDIDTRRLKQHCDELCKTIRPAESEALETARLYVIRELEATGWQVERHPFQAQDSLLVQWSGQNLIARHPDLTNPDKPLFCVGAHLDTRPESPGADDNTSAVAALLEMARLLPDASGSENQWSIELVAFDLEENGMLGGAEHAMLRSQQQTDLRGMVSLEMLGYCDHTPGSQTLPHDLAGLYPDTGDFIAVVGNQNSTDLIAAFQNGMQAVPELPVEVLQVPQNGELLQATRLSDHSPFWDAGYPALMITDTSFLRNPHYHQPTDTVDTLDFEFLGKVSQGCLESTKRILANGY; this is encoded by the coding sequence ATGGATATTGACACCCGCCGCCTGAAACAGCACTGCGATGAACTGTGTAAAACAATCCGTCCTGCAGAAAGCGAAGCGCTGGAAACAGCCCGTCTGTATGTCATCCGGGAACTGGAAGCGACAGGCTGGCAGGTGGAGCGGCATCCGTTTCAAGCTCAGGATTCGCTGCTGGTTCAGTGGTCAGGTCAGAATCTGATCGCCCGGCATCCCGATCTGACAAATCCGGACAAACCCTTATTCTGTGTCGGCGCGCACCTCGATACCCGCCCTGAGTCACCTGGAGCTGATGACAATACGAGCGCCGTTGCCGCTCTGCTTGAAATGGCCCGCCTGCTACCCGATGCTTCAGGCTCAGAAAACCAGTGGAGCATTGAACTGGTTGCCTTCGATCTGGAAGAAAACGGCATGCTGGGGGGCGCCGAACATGCAATGTTACGTTCGCAGCAACAGACCGACCTCCGCGGCATGGTCTCTCTGGAAATGCTGGGATACTGCGATCATACACCGGGCAGTCAGACGCTGCCCCATGATCTGGCAGGCCTGTATCCGGATACCGGAGACTTCATCGCCGTTGTCGGTAATCAGAATTCAACAGACCTGATCGCCGCATTTCAGAACGGAATGCAAGCTGTACCAGAGCTGCCGGTAGAAGTATTGCAGGTCCCTCAAAATGGCGAACTGCTTCAAGCCACCCGTTTAAGCGATCACAGCCCGTTCTGGGACGCCGGCTATCCGGCGCTAATGATTACCGACACCAGTTTTCTCAGAAATCCGCATTACCACCAGCCAACAGATACCGTAGATACACTCGACTTTGAATTTCTGGGAAAAGTTTCACAAGGCTGTCTGGAATCAACGAAACGGATTCTGGCAAACGGATATTGA
- a CDS encoding outer membrane protein assembly factor BamB family protein encodes MKALLATLTLSLLLSSTTFAGNWPGWRGPTSNGVAEGSGYPVSWNSNKNILWEVAFPGVSGSTPVIWGDDLFLTTATDEKNEVLCLNKNSGKKKWTTEFGTARAGKHKKGSGSSPSPVVDDQFVFAYFKSGDLACLNREGKIVWQKNLQKTYGEDTLWWDLGTSPVLTNNLVVIACMQSDNSYIVAFDKATGKEVWKQDRNLDAPEEASQSYSTPVVVNQDGKEIIYVLGADHVTAHDAQTGKQIWQVGGLNPTQHKYFRSISSPVVSDGYLIAPYARGGSLTGIKLGGSGDVTKSHVAWTIEEENEFTDVPTPAAINGRFYVCSDKKGSVLCFDVKTGKKIWGDRLPRNSNKFSASPILADGHIYVTREDGTTFVLEQGDQFKLVSENPLEGFALATPIFSDGKIYLKMTDKIYCIGKK; translated from the coding sequence ATGAAAGCTTTACTGGCAACCCTTACTCTTTCTCTGCTTCTCTCCTCCACAACTTTTGCCGGTAACTGGCCAGGCTGGCGTGGACCGACTTCTAATGGCGTCGCGGAAGGTTCCGGCTATCCTGTCTCCTGGAACAGTAATAAAAATATTCTCTGGGAAGTTGCGTTTCCGGGAGTCAGTGGTTCCACTCCCGTAATCTGGGGCGATGATCTGTTTCTGACCACCGCAACAGATGAAAAGAATGAAGTCCTTTGCCTAAATAAGAATTCGGGTAAGAAAAAATGGACCACTGAATTCGGCACTGCACGCGCCGGGAAACACAAGAAAGGGAGTGGCAGCAGCCCGTCTCCTGTAGTCGATGACCAGTTTGTTTTCGCCTATTTCAAAAGTGGTGACCTCGCCTGCCTGAATCGGGAAGGCAAGATCGTCTGGCAGAAAAACCTGCAGAAAACTTACGGCGAAGACACCCTCTGGTGGGACCTGGGAACTTCCCCCGTACTGACGAACAATCTGGTCGTCATCGCCTGCATGCAGAGCGACAACTCTTACATCGTTGCTTTCGACAAAGCGACCGGAAAAGAAGTCTGGAAACAGGATCGCAATCTGGATGCACCGGAAGAAGCAAGTCAGAGTTATTCCACCCCCGTTGTCGTGAATCAGGATGGAAAAGAGATTATTTATGTTCTCGGAGCAGACCATGTCACGGCTCACGATGCCCAGACCGGAAAACAGATCTGGCAGGTGGGTGGATTGAATCCGACTCAGCACAAATACTTCCGTTCCATCTCGTCGCCTGTCGTCAGCGATGGTTATCTGATTGCCCCCTATGCACGGGGTGGTTCCCTGACCGGAATTAAACTGGGTGGCAGCGGCGATGTTACAAAATCACATGTTGCCTGGACCATTGAAGAAGAAAATGAATTCACAGATGTCCCTACTCCTGCTGCAATCAATGGACGTTTCTATGTCTGTTCGGATAAAAAAGGATCGGTCCTCTGTTTTGATGTCAAAACCGGTAAAAAAATCTGGGGGGATCGACTACCCAGAAACAGCAATAAATTCAGCGCCTCTCCAATCCTCGCTGATGGACATATCTATGTGACCCGCGAAGATGGCACGACTTTTGTTCTGGAACAGGGAGATCAGTTCAAACTGGTTTCTGAAAATCCGCTCGAAGGATTCGCACTGGCGACTCCAATCTTTTCTGATGGTAAAATCTACTTGAAGATGACCGACAAAATTTACTGCATCGGTAAAAAATAA
- a CDS encoding ArsR/SmtB family transcription factor produces MKLKETPEYNGAALEQAAECLKVLAHPARIRIVQLLLRGRYTVGELAEDCGIPSNVASEHLRLMQRCGFFVSEREGRNVYYRIAEPHLNKIMDCIEGRFFEN; encoded by the coding sequence ATGAAATTGAAAGAAACACCCGAATATAATGGCGCAGCACTGGAACAGGCTGCCGAGTGCCTGAAAGTTCTGGCGCATCCCGCACGGATCCGCATTGTGCAGTTACTGTTGCGCGGGCGTTATACCGTTGGAGAACTTGCTGAAGATTGCGGAATTCCCAGTAATGTGGCTTCAGAGCATTTACGGCTGATGCAGCGTTGCGGTTTTTTCGTCAGCGAACGGGAAGGCCGAAACGTTTATTACCGGATTGCAGAACCTCATCTGAACAAAATTATGGACTGCATCGAAGGCCGTTTTTTTGAGAATTGA
- a CDS encoding sulfatase-like hydrolase/transferase — protein sequence MTAHLRILFLFLLIISCSLISLSQISTAAEKPERPNILFLFSDDQRADAVAAYDNPHIQTPNLDQLVKAGFNFRNAYCMGSIHGAVCQPSRAMLNSGRSLYHVPMDLKGVITLPQLLKQAGYETFGTGKWHNHRDSFQKSFTTGTAAFIGGMSNHLKVPVVDLKEGKFENKRTGKKFSSELFVDAAVDFLKQQPAEKPFYAYVAFTAPHDPRMPPETAMKVYENSPPPLPKNFMPQHPFNNGWLTGRDEALTGWPRQPEIVREQLAEYYGMITHMDTQIGRILQTLKDKDLDKNTIVIFSSDHGLALGSHGLLGKQNLYEHSMKSPLIFKGPGIPMNKSSDALVYLYDIFPTVCELTQIQVPSGVEGSDLAPIWRGKSERVRDTLFTTYEDLMRAVRDERWKLIRYPQIDKTQLFDLKEDRHELKDLSEHPEQQERIKKMLAELKEWQKRTDDKQPLTSEHPKPEAIDLTGRKRKPDQHQPDWIVKKYFDSE from the coding sequence ATGACAGCTCATCTGCGAATTTTATTCCTTTTCCTACTGATTATATCCTGCTCTCTTATTTCACTCAGTCAGATATCAACTGCTGCGGAGAAGCCGGAACGTCCTAATATTCTGTTTCTTTTCAGTGATGATCAGCGGGCTGACGCTGTCGCAGCCTATGACAATCCCCACATTCAGACTCCGAATCTGGATCAGCTGGTAAAAGCGGGCTTCAATTTTCGCAACGCATACTGTATGGGATCGATTCACGGTGCCGTCTGCCAGCCGAGTCGCGCGATGTTGAACAGTGGTCGCTCGCTTTACCATGTTCCCATGGACCTGAAAGGAGTCATCACACTTCCGCAGTTATTGAAGCAGGCGGGATATGAAACCTTTGGCACGGGTAAATGGCACAATCACCGCGATTCTTTCCAGAAAAGTTTTACGACCGGGACCGCTGCATTTATCGGGGGAATGTCAAATCATCTGAAAGTACCTGTGGTCGACCTGAAAGAGGGAAAGTTTGAAAATAAACGGACAGGTAAGAAGTTTTCGAGTGAGCTCTTCGTTGATGCCGCCGTTGATTTTTTGAAGCAGCAGCCTGCAGAAAAACCCTTCTACGCGTATGTGGCATTCACTGCTCCCCATGATCCGCGAATGCCGCCAGAAACAGCGATGAAGGTTTATGAAAACAGTCCCCCCCCGCTGCCCAAAAACTTCATGCCACAGCATCCCTTTAATAATGGCTGGTTAACCGGTCGGGATGAAGCGCTGACAGGCTGGCCTCGCCAACCGGAAATCGTGCGCGAGCAGCTCGCGGAATATTATGGAATGATCACTCATATGGATACACAGATCGGCCGCATCCTGCAGACATTGAAAGACAAAGACCTCGATAAGAATACGATTGTGATTTTCTCTTCTGATCATGGGCTGGCACTGGGAAGCCATGGCTTGCTCGGGAAACAGAACCTGTATGAGCACAGCATGAAATCACCGTTGATCTTTAAAGGCCCCGGCATCCCCATGAACAAATCCAGCGACGCACTGGTTTACCTGTATGACATTTTTCCGACCGTCTGTGAATTGACTCAAATACAGGTTCCCTCAGGTGTGGAAGGTTCTGACCTGGCTCCCATCTGGCGGGGAAAATCTGAGCGGGTTCGCGACACGCTCTTTACCACTTATGAAGACCTGATGCGGGCTGTCCGTGATGAGCGCTGGAAACTGATTCGCTATCCACAGATTGATAAGACACAACTGTTTGATCTCAAAGAAGATCGACACGAACTAAAAGACCTGTCCGAACATCCGGAGCAGCAGGAACGCATTAAGAAAATGCTGGCTGAGTTGAAAGAATGGCAGAAAAGAACAGACGACAAACAGCCGCTCACATCTGAGCATCCCAAGCCGGAAGCCATCGATCTGACGGGTCGAAAACGGAAACCCGACCAGCATCAACCTGACTGGATCGTGAAAAAATACTTCGATTCTGAATGA
- a CDS encoding rhodanese-like domain-containing protein, whose translation MADIQTIKPDVLAKKQQDKAVYLIDVRTPAEFREVHAPIAVNIPLDQLTAEQIKDRVNGNGADPVYLICQSGNRSSKACQKLIDAGFVNVISVEGGTKAWEAEGLPVNRGKKTISLERQVRIAAGFLVLTGALLGMFVNPWFSGLSAFVGAGLMFAGITDTCGMAMILAKMPWNRA comes from the coding sequence ATGGCAGATATTCAAACAATTAAACCTGACGTCCTGGCAAAAAAACAACAGGATAAAGCAGTTTACCTGATCGATGTTCGAACGCCGGCTGAATTCCGGGAAGTCCATGCACCCATTGCCGTCAATATTCCACTGGATCAACTGACCGCGGAACAAATCAAAGACCGGGTCAATGGAAACGGGGCTGACCCGGTATACCTGATCTGCCAGAGCGGGAACCGTTCTTCCAAAGCCTGCCAGAAACTGATCGATGCCGGTTTCGTCAACGTCATCAGCGTAGAAGGGGGCACCAAAGCATGGGAGGCAGAAGGTTTGCCTGTGAATCGTGGAAAAAAGACGATCTCACTGGAACGGCAGGTACGTATTGCCGCTGGATTTCTGGTTCTGACAGGAGCCCTGTTAGGTATGTTTGTGAATCCCTGGTTCAGCGGACTTTCTGCATTCGTGGGTGCTGGTCTGATGTTCGCAGGAATTACCGATACCTGTGGCATGGCGATGATCCTGGCAAAAATGCCATGGAACCGTGCTTAA
- a CDS encoding tetratricopeptide repeat protein yields MVILPASRPKRYLNAAEGYLILEMPEQALRELSRITAADRDSEKYYRLLGQAQQLATHYQEALDAYQHAYDKDSENLTTLMGMAWCFKRTDQLSAAISIMEEAYQHHADEPVVLYNLSCYFTLAGDKVKAISWLGRSLRMEPGLIKLIHDEPDFDSLRSDKDFRFVVESAENKTSQNT; encoded by the coding sequence ATGGTTATTCTGCCTGCTTCTCGCCCCAAACGGTACCTGAATGCCGCGGAAGGTTATCTGATCCTTGAGATGCCGGAACAGGCTTTGCGAGAACTGTCCCGCATTACTGCAGCAGATCGAGATTCGGAAAAATACTATCGACTGCTGGGGCAGGCCCAGCAACTGGCGACCCACTACCAGGAAGCTTTAGACGCATATCAGCATGCTTACGATAAAGATTCAGAAAACCTGACGACCCTGATGGGTATGGCCTGGTGTTTCAAACGGACCGACCAGTTGTCAGCTGCGATCTCAATCATGGAGGAAGCGTATCAACATCATGCAGACGAGCCTGTCGTCCTGTATAACCTCTCCTGTTATTTCACCCTGGCGGGAGATAAAGTAAAAGCGATCTCCTGGCTGGGGCGTTCGTTGCGGATGGAGCCCGGATTAATAAAATTAATTCATGATGAACCAGACTTCGATTCTCTGCGGAGTGACAAAGACTTCCGGTTCGTAGTAGAATCTGCTGAGAATAAAACGTCCCAGAATACTTAG
- a CDS encoding SGNH/GDSL hydrolase family protein, translating into MNTRFTLSLLLTLVLFTPLYPTPASEEKATTEPETKTEAKDPLRLVLPPIIYAVPGIETSVYFDNVSLSINPANYVFDVHCNRGHLQQERWTYTPDEKEIGDYKFTLNVIDQNNEIIASQDSRLRVVPTAAGKNKPVSILMIGDSLTHNSIYPRHVRQLSQNFQGPNLKLIGSHNPKDEEGVQHEGYGGWTAVRFATHFKENARQGYYRERGSPFLYAGEDGKPELDFPRYCKEFNDGKAPDLVTIFLGPNDVYSATDETIGERTDTMVKHLNILVKMIHDFNPKTKIGLMLPVPPAASQDAFGTTNGRGQTRWQYKRNQHYVVEQMSKHFGDKTDQQIFLVPTHINLDCAHNYPAVKVPRNAQTTEETVRQNNAVHPAASGYQQIGNSLFCWIKEVSKQENAK; encoded by the coding sequence ATGAACACAAGATTCACACTTAGCTTGCTGCTGACATTAGTTCTGTTTACTCCGCTGTATCCCACACCCGCTAGCGAGGAAAAAGCAACGACGGAACCGGAAACCAAAACGGAGGCCAAAGATCCCCTCCGACTGGTTCTGCCTCCAATCATCTATGCAGTCCCTGGTATTGAAACCAGTGTCTATTTCGATAATGTTTCCTTGAGCATCAATCCTGCGAACTACGTTTTCGACGTGCATTGCAACCGTGGTCATCTGCAGCAGGAACGCTGGACCTATACTCCCGATGAAAAAGAAATCGGCGACTATAAATTCACGCTGAATGTCATAGACCAGAACAATGAGATCATCGCCAGTCAGGACTCCCGATTGCGTGTGGTCCCAACCGCCGCCGGTAAAAACAAACCGGTGAGTATACTGATGATCGGCGATAGCCTGACACACAATTCTATCTACCCTCGTCATGTCCGCCAGCTCAGCCAGAATTTTCAGGGCCCCAATCTGAAACTGATCGGCTCTCACAATCCGAAAGACGAGGAGGGAGTCCAGCATGAAGGATATGGAGGCTGGACTGCAGTCCGCTTTGCAACTCATTTTAAAGAGAACGCCCGCCAGGGATATTACCGAGAACGAGGCAGCCCGTTTCTCTATGCAGGTGAAGATGGAAAACCCGAACTCGATTTCCCCCGCTACTGTAAAGAATTTAACGACGGGAAAGCCCCTGATCTGGTAACGATTTTCCTCGGTCCCAATGACGTCTATTCAGCCACCGATGAAACCATCGGGGAGCGGACAGACACCATGGTCAAGCACCTCAACATCCTGGTGAAGATGATTCACGATTTCAATCCGAAAACAAAAATCGGACTGATGTTACCCGTCCCCCCTGCAGCATCGCAAGATGCATTTGGCACCACCAATGGTCGCGGCCAGACACGCTGGCAATATAAACGCAATCAGCATTATGTGGTGGAACAGATGTCAAAACATTTCGGCGATAAAACCGACCAGCAGATTTTCCTGGTTCCCACACATATTAATCTGGATTGTGCCCATAATTACCCTGCCGTCAAAGTCCCCCGGAACGCACAGACCACAGAAGAAACGGTACGCCAGAACAACGCCGTTCATCCAGCTGCGAGTGGCTATCAGCAGATTGGTAACAGCCTGTTCTGCTGGATCAAGGAAGTTTCGAAACAGGAGAACGCGAAGTAA